One genomic segment of Acanthochromis polyacanthus isolate Apoly-LR-REF ecotype Palm Island chromosome 9, KAUST_Apoly_ChrSc, whole genome shotgun sequence includes these proteins:
- the LOC110963279 gene encoding MAM and LDL-receptor class A domain-containing protein 1-like — MAPCAYVLAETCSPTEDLPEFSVEVVNEQNGNKSLPTVQQIIVNMGNIRVSLLKGQTHRVVPFSAVCSSLDVVGSCGSCEERCECDSGYKLICNLDCSFDSSLCNWNQMVTDAFDWTWQKGSTPTLMTGPSADHTGDGHYMYIEASHVTYGDTSRLISSECSDSGPQCLQFWYHMYGSADTMGLHVYLFQNRLATAVWRKRNDQGNMWHLAQVDIDATGAFQIIFEGRRGSNDQSDVAIDDIKLHHGRCSDLDGLVTTQPTKPDLNTTAPTSVPESTTAAPQPPLVNETAHPPVVSVTITPTVGRITDVISNNTVTEAPETRPPLHPECQLHCNFERGLCQWSQMLTDAFDWTWHSGSTPTIRTGPSSDHTTGGGHYLYIEANSATYGDTARLISSECSDSGPQCLQFWYHMYGSADTMGLHVYLIQNRLATAVWRKRNDQGNMWHLAQVDIDTTGAFQIIFEGRRGSNDQSDVAIDDIKLHHGRCSGGHYLYIEANSATYGDTARLISSECSDSGPQCLQFW, encoded by the exons ATGGCACCCTGTGCCTATGTACTGGCTGAGACCTGCTCACCCACTGAAGACCTGCCCGAGTTCAGTGTGGAAGTGGTCAATGAGCAGAACGGCAACAAGTCTCTGCCAACTGTCCAGCAGATCATTGTGAACATGGGGAACATCAGAGTGTCCCTGCTGAAAGGGCAGACACACAGGGTTGTG CCCTTCAGTGCG GTGTGCTCCAGTCTGGATGTAGTTGGCTCCTGTGGAAGCTGTGAAGAGAGATGCGAGTGTGACTCTGGTTACAAGCTCA TCTGCAATCTTGACTGCAGCTTTGACAGCAGCCTTTGCAACTGGAATCAGAtggtcacagatgcttttgactGGACATGGCAAAAAGGATCCACCCCCACACTGATGACTGGCCCCTCTGCTGATCACACCGGAG ATGGCCATTACATGTATATTGAGGCCAGTCACGTGACATATGGAGACACTTCTCGTCTCATCAGCTCTGAGTGTTCTGACTCTGGTCCTCAGTGTCTGCAGTTCTGGTACCATATGTATGGCTCAGCGGATACAATGGGCCTCCATGTTTACCTCTTCCAGAACAGACTGGCCACTGCTGTCTGGCGGAAAAGGAATGATCAAGGAAATATGTGGCACCTGGCTCAGGTGGACATTGACGCAACTGGGGCTTTTCAG ATCATCTTTGAGGGGCGCAGAGGATCCAACGATCAGTCAGATGTGGCCATAGATGATATAAAGCTTCATCATGGTCGTTGCTCAG ATCTGGATGGTCTTGTTACAACACAACCTACCAAACCTGATCTAAATACCACAGCTCCCACAAGTGTCCCTGAGTCAACCACTGCAGCTCCTCAGCCACCTCTGGTCAATGAAACAGCTCATCCTCCTGTAGTCAGTGTCACTATAACTCCCACAGTGGGGCGAATTACAGATGTAATCAGTAATAACACTGTTACTGAAGCTCCAGAAACCAGGCCTCCCCTACACCCAG AATGTCAACTCCACTGTAATTTTGAAAGAGGCTTGTGTCAGTGGAGTCAGATGCTCACTGATGCTTTTGACTGGACATGGCATAGTGGCTCCACTCCCACTATAAGAACTGGGCCTTCTTCAGATCACACCACAGGAG GTGGCCACTATCTTTACATTGAAGCCAACAGTGCAACATATGGAGACACGGCTCGTCTCATCAGCTCTGAGTGTTCTGACTCTGGTCCTCAGTGTCTGCAGTTCTGGTACCATATGTATGGCTCAGCGGATACAATGGGCCTCCATGTTTACCTCATCCAGAACAGACTGGCAACTGCTGTCTGGCGGAAAAGGAATGATCAAGGAAATATGTGGCACCTGGCTCAGGTGGACATTGACACAACTGGAGCTTTTCAG ATCATCTTTGAGGGGCGCAGAGGATCCAACGATCAGTCAGATGTGGCCATAGATGATATAAAGCTTCATCATGGTCGTTGCTCAG GTGGCCACTATCTTTACATTGAAGCCAACAGTGCAACATATGGAGACACGGCTCGTCTCATCAGCTCTGAGTGTTCTGACTCTGGTCCTCAGTGTCTGCAGTTCTG GTGA
- the LOC110963280 gene encoding zonadhesin-like gives MLTDAFDWTWHSGSTPTIRTGPSSDHTTGGGHYLYIEANSATYGDTARLISSECSDSGPQCLQFWYHMYGSADTMGLHVYLFQNRLATAVWRKRNDQGNMWHLAQVDIDTTGTFQIIFEGRRGSNDQSDVAIDDIKLYRGRCSDLDGLVTTQPTKPDLNTTAPPSVPESTTAAPQPPLVNETAHPPAVSVTITPTVKQITDVISNNTVTEAPETRPPLHPECQLHCNFERGLCQWSQMLTDAFDWTWHSGSTPTIRTGPSSDHTTGGGHYLYIEANSATYGDTARLISSECSDSGPQCLQFWYHMYGSADTMGLHVYLIQNRLATAVWRKRNHQGNMWHLAQVDLATIGTFQIIFEGRRGSNDQSDVAIDDVSLHRGHCADLANPTTPAATARPQPSSTVLPEPGTTARPQPPSTVLPEPETTARPQPPSTVSPKPETTARPQPPSTVLPEPETTARPQPPSTVSPKPETTARPQPPSTVPVKPETTVRPKPASTYPPKPETTARPQPPSTVPVKPETTARPKPPSTYPPKPETTARPQPPSTVPSEPETARPQSPSTVPSEPETTPRPQPPSTYPPKPETTARPQPPSTVPSEPETARPQPPSTVPSEPETTPRPQPPSTYPPKPETTARPQPPITYPPKPETTARPQPPSTVPPKPETTAKPQPPSTVPPEQETTARPQPTTTHVPTPSCPANSHYTTCIPACSPTCTDLNGPPHCSDNVSCMAGCVCNDGFVQKKRACVPVQQCGCVDRDGTKYQFNEVWYTNHCSQKCECEEDDGVGKIDCDDADDCGGNAVCLQNEKGEYYCQSTGFGECTINGDPEYRTFDKMKHNFEGEHSYVLVRTSNLPNNLPDVYIEGINEHIVDDDDDDDDSSSEEDDNRRVSEEDDEDEDEDSEEQDDRHRLQGLKIRVYNYTVEFKNRRKLRVDGRRTNPPFSSTDGLIIWEHSSHIYLKTDFGLSVAFDGQSSAEIILPRLYKRKVGGLCGNFDGNRRNDKVKPDGTRASSTQEFGESWRV, from the exons ATGCTCACTGATGCTTTTGACTGGACATGGCATAGTGGCTCCACTCCCACTATAAGAACTGGGCCTTCTTCAGATCACACCACAGGAG GTGGCCACTATCTTTACATTGAAGCCAACAGTGCAACATATGGAGACACGGCTCGTCTCATCAGCTCTGAGTGTTCTGACTCTGGTCCTCAGTGTCTGCAGTTCTGGTACCATATGTATGGCTCAGCGGATACAATGGGCCTCCATGTTTACCTCTTCCAGAACAGACTGGCCACTGCTGTCTGGCGGAAAAGGAATGATCAAGGAAATATGTGGCACCTGGCTCAGGTGGACATTGACACAACTGGGACTTTTCAG ATCATCTTTGAGGGGCGCAGAGGATCCAACGATCAGTCAGATGTGGCCATAGATGATATAAAGCTTTATCGTGGTCGTTGCTCAG ATCTGGATGGTCTTGTTACAACACAACCTACCAAACCTGATCTAAATACCACAGCTCCCCCAAGTGTCCCTGAGTCAACCACTGCAGCTCCTCAGCCACCTCTGGTCAATGAAACAGCTCATCCTCCTGCAGTCAGTGTCACTATAACTCCCACAGTGAAACAAATTACAGATGTAATCAGTAATAACACTGTTACTGAAGCTCCAGAAACCAGGCCTCCCCTACACCCAG AATGTCAACTCCACTGTAATTTTGAAAGAGGCTTGTGTCAGTGGAGTCAGATGCTCACTGATGCTTTTGACTGGACATGGCATAGTGGCTCCACTCCCACTATAAGAACTGGGCCTTCTTCAGATCACACCACAGGAG GTGGCCACTATCTTTACATTGAAGCCAACAGTGCAACATATGGAGACACGGCTCGTCTCATCAGCTCTGAGTGTTCTGACTCTGGTCCTCAGTGTCTGCAGTTCTGGTACCATATGTATGGCTCAGCGGATACAATGGGCCTCCATGTTTACCTCATCCAGAACAGACTGGCCACTGCTGTCTGGCGGAAAAGAAATCATCAAGGAAATATGTGGCACCTGGCTCAGGTTGACTTGGCAACAATTGGAACATTCCAG atcatttttgaAGGGCGTAGGGGTTCTAATGATCAGTCAGATGTGGCCATAGATGATGTCTCACTTCACCGTGGACACTGTGCAG ATCTGGCTAATCCAACAACTCCTGCTGCCACAGCTAGACCACAACCATCAAGCACAGTGCTACCAGAGCCTGGAACAACAGCCAGACCACAACCACCAAGCACAGTGCTACCAGAACCAGAAACAACAGCTAGACCACAACCACCATCCACAGTTTCACCAAAGCCTGAAACAACAGCTAGACCACAACCACCAAGCACAGTGCTACCAGAACCAGAAACAACAGCTAGACCACAACCACCATCCACAGTTTCACCAAAGCCTGAAACAACAGCTAGACCACAACCACCATCCACAGTACCAGTAAAGCCTGAAACAACAGTCAGACCAAAACCAGCAAGCACATATCCACCAAAGCCTGAGACAACAGCCAGACCACAACCACCATCCACAGTACCAGTAAAGCCTGAAACAACAGCCAGACCGAAACCACCAAGCACATATCCACCAAAGCCTGAGACAACAGCCAGACCACAACCACCATCCACAGTAccatcagagccagaaacagcTAGACCACAATCACCATCCACAGTAccatcagagccagaaacaacACCCAGACCACAACCACCAAGCACATATCCACCAAAGCCTGAGACAACAGCCAGACCACAACCACCATCCACAGTAccatcagagccagaaacagcTAGACCACAACCACCATCCACAGTAccatcagagccagaaacaacACCCAGACCACAACCACCAAGCACATATCCGCCAAAGCCTGAGACAACAGCTAGACCACAACCACCAATCACATATCCACCAAAACCAGAAACAACAGCTAGACCACAACCACCAAGCACAGTTCCACCAAAACCAGAAACAACAGCTAAACCACAACCACCAAGCACAGTTCCACCAGAGCAAGAAACAACAGCCAGACCACAACCAACAACCACTCATGTACCAA CACCTTCATGTCCAGCAAACAGTCATTACACCACTTGCATCCCTGCATGCAGTCCAACCTGTACAGACCTGAATGGTCCACCACACTGCAGTGACAACGTCAGTTGCATGGCAGGATGTGTGTGTAACGATGGCTTTGTGCAGAAAAAGAGGGCTTGTGTGCCCGTGCAACAGTGTGGTTGTGTGGATAGGGATGGCACCAAATACCAA TTCAACGAAGTGTGGTACACCAATCATTGCAGTCAGAAATGTGAATGTGAGGAGGATGATGGCGTGGGGAAGATTGACTGTGATGACGCAGATGACTGTGGTGGAAATGCTGTCTGCCTTCAGAATGAGAAGGGCGAATATTACTGCCAGTCTACAG GCTTCGGAGAGTGCACTATCAACGGAGACCCTGAGTACAGAACATTTGATAAAATGAAGCATAACTTTGAGGGTGAACACTCGTATGTGCTGGTCAGGACCAGCAACTTGCCAAATAATCTTCCTGATGTCTACATCGAGGGTATCAATGAGCATATcgtagatgatgatgatgatgatgatgatagtagCAGTGAAGAAGACGACAATCGCAGAGTCAGcgaagaagatgatgaagatgaagatgaagacagCGAAGAGCAGGATGACCGCCACAGATTACAAGGGCTTAAGATCCGAGTGTATAATTACACTGTGGAGTTCAAGAACAGACGGAAGCTAAGA GTTGATGGAAGGAGAACTAATCCTCCCTTCTCATCGACTGATGGTCTAATCATCTGGGAACATTCCTCTCACATCTACCTGAAGACTGACTTTGGCCTGTCGGTGGCGTTTGACGGACAGAGCTCAGCAG AGATCATTCTACCCCGCCTTTATAAAAGGAAGGTGGGAGGCCTGTGTGGAAACTTTGATGGAAACAGGAGGAATGATAAGGTAAAGCCAGATGGTACCAGGGCCTCAAGCACTCAGGAGTTTGGAGAGAGCTGGAGAGTGTGA